One window of the Carnobacterium maltaromaticum DSM 20342 genome contains the following:
- a CDS encoding DegV family protein gives MAKIILTTESCSDLSKELLEEKQILSVPFSVNFPDRTVYDGEIPIQEIYDYYQETKKIPKTNAVSPHQYTEFFEEAAGENPTSEIIHIGYSSACSCSFQNAMIGVEECEKAKVHLIDSKNVSGGLGNLTLKAAEIIANNPQDSVAELVLKIENFVQKTHTSFVADTLDFLLAGGRVSNAAAIGAAILRLKPRIDIVEGKLIASKKYRGRMKKIAPQFVKDFVESQDFNRDNVYLFYALGTDTEVIELLKTSLEKQGFRQIHVDMIGSVMTVHGGKGAIGLSATTY, from the coding sequence ATGGCTAAGATTATTTTAACAACTGAAAGTTGCTCAGATTTATCAAAAGAGTTACTGGAGGAAAAACAGATTTTATCTGTTCCATTTAGTGTGAATTTTCCTGATCGAACGGTTTATGATGGAGAAATTCCGATTCAAGAAATTTATGATTATTATCAAGAAACAAAAAAAATTCCTAAAACAAATGCGGTTAGTCCTCATCAGTATACTGAGTTTTTTGAAGAAGCTGCCGGTGAAAATCCAACGAGTGAAATTATTCATATCGGTTATTCATCAGCGTGTTCGTGTTCATTTCAAAATGCCATGATTGGTGTGGAAGAATGTGAAAAAGCTAAGGTTCATTTAATTGATTCAAAAAATGTTTCAGGTGGGCTAGGTAATTTAACACTAAAAGCTGCTGAGATTATCGCAAATAATCCGCAAGATTCAGTAGCAGAATTAGTTCTGAAAATAGAAAATTTTGTTCAAAAAACTCACACTTCTTTTGTGGCGGATACGTTAGATTTTTTATTAGCAGGTGGTAGAGTTTCAAATGCTGCGGCCATTGGAGCGGCTATTTTACGGTTGAAACCTAGAATTGATATTGTGGAGGGCAAACTAATAGCCTCTAAAAAATATCGTGGACGGATGAAAAAAATAGCGCCACAATTTGTGAAGGATTTTGTCGAAAGCCAGGATTTCAACCGTGATAATGTCTATCTTTTTTATGCTTTAGGCACTGATACTGAAGTTATTGAACTTTTGAAAACTTCTTTGGAAAAACAGGGTTTTAGGCAGATTCATGTTGATATGATTGGTTCTGTAATGACGGTTCATGGAGGTAAAGGTGCGATTGGGCTTTCAGCTACAACGTACTGA
- a CDS encoding PadR family transcriptional regulator → MNVNKILPLTETTFYIMISLLEPSHGYAIMQRVEELSNGRVRIAAGTMYGATENLLKQKLIHEVPSPNEDKRRRVYLLTDAGKEVLKLEVERLKQLLLIADELL, encoded by the coding sequence ATGAACGTTAATAAGATTCTACCACTGACTGAAACGACATTCTATATTATGATTTCACTGCTTGAACCCTCTCATGGATATGCAATTATGCAGAGAGTCGAAGAGTTAAGCAATGGGCGAGTCCGGATTGCTGCTGGCACAATGTATGGCGCAACAGAAAATTTATTAAAACAGAAGTTAATTCATGAAGTACCTAGCCCTAACGAAGATAAACGTCGCCGAGTCTACCTATTAACTGATGCTGGGAAAGAGGTCCTAAAACTTGAAGTCGAGCGACTGAAACAACTGCTACTAATTGCTGATGAGTTATTATAG
- a CDS encoding DUF2812 domain-containing protein: MKKFKLFIDMKKEEQYLKEMAEKGWGLVKYSAYNRYTFEKIHPESLSYRIDYQMFKKKGDYTDYLTLFEDSGWKHISGSQSSGFHFFLPENDNNQDLDIFSDSQSSRARYKRLYNQATLWVALMIVYFILLQPSFENISSWYLAPTIWEYSGLQLVGMIVMQTFFVLIQLLPMLIFMSGAVIYALIGTKAKKLATM; encoded by the coding sequence ATGAAAAAATTCAAACTATTCATTGATATGAAAAAAGAAGAACAGTATTTAAAAGAAATGGCAGAAAAAGGTTGGGGATTAGTTAAGTATAGCGCGTATAACCGATATACCTTTGAAAAAATACATCCAGAATCTTTGAGTTATAGAATTGATTATCAAATGTTTAAGAAAAAAGGCGATTACACTGATTATCTGACTTTATTTGAGGATAGCGGTTGGAAACATATCAGCGGCAGTCAAAGTAGCGGGTTTCATTTCTTTTTACCTGAGAATGACAATAATCAAGATTTAGATATATTTTCAGATAGTCAGTCGAGTCGGGCGCGCTACAAACGATTGTACAATCAAGCAACACTCTGGGTAGCTTTGATGATTGTTTATTTTATTCTTCTTCAACCATCCTTTGAAAATATATCCTCTTGGTATTTAGCTCCAACTATTTGGGAATACAGTGGTTTACAGTTGGTTGGAATGATTGTTATGCAAACCTTTTTTGTTTTGATTCAATTATTGCCAATGCTCATCTTTATGAGTGGTGCCGTTATCTATGCCCTGATTGGAACCAAGGCTAAAAAATTGGCGACGATGTAG